A section of the Rummeliibacillus pycnus genome encodes:
- a CDS encoding 2,3-butanediol dehydrogenase, which translates to MKAAVWYGQKDIRVEERELKPLKDNEVTVRVAWAGICGSDLHEYQEGPVFVPVEKEDELTGEMAPIIMGHEFAGVVEKVGKDVKKYKVGDRVVVNPTLTHGNKPEDIDCYDGFSFIGLHGDGGFTTFANAPESNLYRLPETLTLQDGALVEPTAVAVQAVKEGDLHFGDTVAIYGAGPIGLLTAIAAKAAGASKIIVLDLSETRLEKAKELGATHIINSGKVNGPEAVREIVPGGVDVTFEVAGVAPTFKQAIDSTRARGTMVVVSIFARPIEWNPLHLTNTGVKITSTIAYTPTSFQQTVDLMGTGQLKPQGIVTSQIVLDDIVEKGFEALTNDKSQAKILVELSGEK; encoded by the coding sequence ATGAAAGCAGCAGTATGGTATGGACAAAAGGACATTCGTGTCGAAGAAAGAGAATTAAAGCCTTTAAAAGACAATGAAGTAACTGTTCGTGTTGCATGGGCAGGTATTTGTGGTAGTGACTTACATGAGTATCAAGAAGGACCTGTATTTGTGCCGGTAGAAAAAGAGGATGAATTAACAGGCGAAATGGCCCCAATAATCATGGGTCATGAATTCGCTGGTGTAGTTGAGAAAGTTGGTAAAGACGTAAAAAAATATAAAGTAGGGGATCGTGTAGTTGTTAACCCAACACTAACACATGGCAATAAACCAGAAGATATTGATTGTTATGATGGTTTCAGCTTTATCGGTTTACATGGTGATGGCGGCTTCACAACATTTGCAAATGCTCCAGAATCTAATTTATATCGCTTGCCAGAAACTTTAACACTACAAGATGGTGCTCTAGTAGAACCTACTGCCGTAGCAGTACAAGCTGTTAAAGAAGGTGACTTACATTTTGGTGATACTGTAGCAATATATGGAGCTGGCCCAATAGGATTACTTACAGCAATTGCAGCAAAAGCAGCAGGGGCAAGTAAAATTATCGTTCTTGACCTATCAGAAACTCGTTTAGAAAAAGCAAAAGAACTTGGTGCTACTCATATTATTAACTCTGGTAAAGTAAACGGCCCTGAAGCAGTTCGTGAAATTGTGCCTGGTGGGGTAGATGTTACATTTGAAGTTGCCGGTGTCGCTCCAACATTCAAACAAGCAATCGATTCTACTCGTGCACGCGGTACAATGGTTGTTGTTTCAATCTTTGCTCGCCCAATCGAATGGAATCCATTACATTTAACAAACACTGGTGTTAAAATTACTTCCACTATTGCTTACACACCAACTTCATTCCAACAAACTGTAGACTTAATGGGTACTGGCCAATTAAAGCCACAAGGTATTGTGACATCGCAAATTGTACTAGATGATATCGTAGAAAAAGGCTTTGAAGCATTAACAAATGATAAATCCCAAGCGAAAATTCTTGTTGAACTAAGCGGAGAAAAATAA
- a CDS encoding SLOG family protein, which produces MLNRLVITGYKAHELGIFNDTHPGISIIKKAIQDRLIPLINDGLEWIILSGQLGVETWAAEIVMDLQMEYPELKYAIMTPFLDQEKNWNEAKQEKYEMILAQADFVTSLTKRPYEAPWQFIEKNKFFLKNSDGMLIVYDEENEGSPKYIKKLAEQYAERYEYEIFLINAYDLQVVAEEEQIKNWEQS; this is translated from the coding sequence ATGCTAAACCGACTCGTCATTACAGGTTACAAGGCACATGAACTAGGTATCTTCAACGATACTCATCCAGGTATATCAATTATTAAAAAAGCTATACAGGATCGCCTTATTCCACTCATTAACGATGGACTTGAATGGATTATTTTAAGTGGTCAACTAGGTGTTGAAACATGGGCTGCTGAAATTGTAATGGATTTACAAATGGAATATCCAGAGTTAAAGTATGCCATTATGACTCCCTTTTTAGATCAAGAAAAAAACTGGAATGAAGCAAAGCAAGAAAAATATGAAATGATTTTAGCTCAAGCAGACTTTGTAACCAGCTTAACAAAACGACCATATGAAGCTCCTTGGCAATTCATCGAAAAAAATAAGTTCTTCCTAAAAAATTCCGATGGTATGTTAATTGTTTATGACGAAGAAAACGAAGGATCTCCAAAATATATAAAAAAACTGGCGGAACAATATGCAGAAAGATATGAGTATGAGATTTTTTTAATTAATGCTTACGATTTACAAGTAGTCGCAGAAGAAGAACAAATAAAAAACTGGGAGCAATCGTAA
- a CDS encoding MerR family transcriptional regulator, producing MTSYIRGKQLRDLISLSESNLKRYYELLEQHGYVFARNSRGHRIYSEDDIKVFQAVIYLNKGKNMSLDDAASFVCSKGIDIDAIFTDTKNDSQNDQNLTSYTVMPSEVRSEQTVKMLVEIHEMQVAHQSYFEQLKKENKELQHQLLRFETQIDERDQLIDQILEKVNQQAATIESKMDNHYRQLKQKQFEQFEKIKQKEKKGFFNRLFKN from the coding sequence ATGACAAGTTATATACGAGGTAAACAATTACGTGATTTAATAAGTTTGTCTGAATCAAATCTTAAAAGGTATTATGAGTTGTTAGAACAACATGGCTATGTATTTGCCCGGAACAGTAGAGGGCATAGAATCTATAGTGAAGATGATATTAAAGTTTTTCAAGCTGTAATTTATTTGAACAAAGGAAAGAACATGTCTTTAGATGATGCAGCATCATTTGTCTGTTCAAAAGGAATAGATATAGATGCTATTTTCACTGACACTAAGAATGACAGTCAAAACGATCAGAATTTAACGTCATATACTGTAATGCCTTCAGAAGTACGGTCAGAACAGACCGTAAAAATGTTAGTTGAAATACATGAAATGCAAGTAGCGCATCAGTCTTATTTTGAACAGTTGAAAAAGGAAAATAAAGAATTACAACACCAATTATTAAGGTTTGAAACACAGATTGATGAGCGCGATCAGCTTATCGATCAAATTTTAGAAAAAGTCAATCAACAAGCAGCTACCATAGAAAGTAAAATGGATAACCATTATCGACAATTGAAGCAAAAACAATTTGAACAATTTGAAAAAATAAAACAGAAAGAGAAAAAGGGATTTTTCAATCGTTTATTTAAAAACTAA
- a CDS encoding bile acid:sodium symporter family protein codes for MQMLERVGKFAGNTFAFWVLLAAGLALYAPNLFTWIGPYISLLLGIVMFGMGMTLSLGDFKLVLKQPKGVIVGVLAQFIIMPSVAYLLAKGLQLSPEVAVGVILVGACPGGTASNVMTFLAKGNTALSVTITSITTLLAPILTPAIIYFLASEWLNVSASAMFLSVVKIVLIPIFLGIIVKLIFKNKTDVANGVMPLVSVVAIVAIVAAVVSGSRDKILETGLLIFAVVILHNGLGLLIGFLVAKVLKLNYEDQKAVSIEVGMQNSGLGAALALAHFSPLAAVPSAIFSVWHNISGPLLATYWGWKAERLKEKESFAKGNTEEKQVV; via the coding sequence ATGCAGATGTTAGAAAGGGTTGGTAAATTCGCGGGTAATACGTTTGCGTTTTGGGTATTGTTAGCCGCTGGTTTAGCATTATATGCACCAAATCTATTTACTTGGATTGGACCTTATATTTCATTATTACTGGGAATTGTCATGTTTGGCATGGGGATGACATTATCACTTGGAGATTTTAAATTAGTTTTAAAGCAGCCTAAGGGTGTTATCGTTGGTGTTTTAGCACAGTTTATCATCATGCCATCAGTAGCATACTTATTAGCTAAAGGTCTTCAGTTATCACCTGAAGTAGCAGTTGGTGTCATTTTAGTTGGAGCTTGTCCAGGTGGTACTGCTTCAAATGTTATGACTTTCCTTGCAAAGGGGAATACAGCTCTATCTGTGACCATAACTTCTATTACAACATTACTAGCACCAATATTAACGCCAGCAATTATTTATTTCTTAGCAAGCGAATGGTTAAATGTTTCGGCAAGCGCTATGTTCTTATCAGTTGTTAAAATCGTTTTAATACCAATTTTCTTAGGCATTATTGTTAAACTTATTTTTAAAAATAAAACAGATGTGGCAAATGGTGTGATGCCTCTTGTTTCGGTAGTAGCAATTGTAGCAATAGTAGCTGCTGTTGTAAGTGGAAGCCGAGATAAAATTCTTGAAACAGGTCTATTGATCTTCGCCGTTGTCATTTTACATAACGGTCTCGGATTATTAATCGGATTCTTAGTAGCAAAAGTGTTAAAGCTTAACTACGAGGATCAAAAGGCTGTTTCTATTGAAGTTGGGATGCAAAATTCAGGTCTTGGTGCAGCGTTAGCATTAGCACACTTTAGTCCGTTAGCAGCAGTACCAAGTGCAATTTTCAGTGTGTGGCATAATATTTCAGGCCCATTATTAGCAACCTACTGGGGATGGAAAGCAGAGCGTCTAAAGGAAAAAGAATCTTTTGCTAAGGGGAATACAGAAGAAAAACAAGTAGTATAA
- a CDS encoding nucleobase:cation symporter-2 family protein, giving the protein MNKAKLATLGIQHLLAMYAGAILVPLIIGGALKFNSTQLTYLVSIDIMMCGIATLLQVARGKVFGIGLPLVLGCTFTAVTPIIGIGTRFGLGAIYGAVIASGIIVVLISGFFGKLVKFFPPIVTGSVVTVIGITLVPVAINNAGGGQGAPDFGSEANISLAFGTLIAIILLYRFTKGFVRSIAILIGLVLGTVAAAFMGKVDFTPVKEAAWGQLVTPFYFATPEFHVVPIVTMTLVALVSLVESTGSYFALSDMTKTPINDKALARGYRSEGLASIIGGIFNSFPYTAFSQNVGLMQLTGVKNRAVIFITGLLLVMLGFLPKVAALTTIIPTAVLGGAMIAMFGMVVSQGIKMLGSAIHESEGNAMIIACSIGMGLGVTVVPDIFKVLPESVRILTSNGIVAGSVTAIVLNIIFNMIPWRRDKQVEMEPVQVNEEVKESTAKFTEKHA; this is encoded by the coding sequence ATGAACAAGGCAAAACTGGCGACACTTGGAATTCAGCATTTACTAGCGATGTATGCAGGCGCAATTTTAGTGCCATTAATCATTGGTGGAGCATTAAAATTTAATTCCACTCAGTTAACGTATTTGGTATCTATTGATATTATGATGTGCGGTATTGCTACATTATTACAAGTTGCTCGTGGAAAAGTATTCGGTATCGGATTACCACTAGTTCTTGGATGTACATTTACAGCAGTAACACCGATTATTGGGATTGGTACAAGATTTGGTTTAGGTGCTATTTATGGTGCGGTCATCGCATCAGGTATAATTGTAGTTCTTATTTCAGGCTTTTTCGGTAAACTCGTAAAATTCTTCCCTCCAATTGTTACAGGTAGTGTAGTAACTGTTATCGGGATTACATTAGTTCCAGTTGCCATTAATAATGCTGGTGGTGGACAAGGGGCTCCAGACTTTGGTTCTGAAGCGAATATCTCACTTGCTTTTGGTACATTAATCGCTATTATCTTGTTATACCGTTTTACGAAAGGTTTTGTTCGTTCTATTGCTATTCTAATTGGTTTAGTATTAGGAACAGTTGCTGCAGCATTTATGGGAAAGGTTGATTTCACACCAGTTAAAGAAGCTGCATGGGGTCAATTGGTAACACCATTTTACTTTGCAACACCAGAATTTCACGTTGTGCCAATTGTTACAATGACATTGGTTGCACTTGTATCACTAGTAGAATCAACTGGTTCGTATTTTGCATTAAGTGATATGACGAAGACACCAATAAACGATAAAGCACTTGCGCGTGGTTATCGATCAGAAGGTTTGGCTTCAATTATTGGTGGTATTTTCAACTCATTCCCTTACACTGCATTTTCTCAAAACGTTGGTCTAATGCAACTTACTGGTGTAAAAAATCGTGCAGTTATCTTTATTACAGGACTTCTTCTTGTAATGCTTGGTTTTTTACCTAAAGTTGCTGCACTTACAACGATTATTCCAACTGCTGTTCTGGGTGGCGCAATGATTGCTATGTTCGGTATGGTTGTTTCTCAAGGTATTAAAATGCTGGGTAGCGCTATTCATGAATCTGAAGGCAACGCCATGATTATTGCTTGTTCAATTGGTATGGGTCTAGGTGTTACAGTTGTTCCTGATATCTTCAAAGTGTTACCTGAAAGTGTTCGCATCTTAACAAGTAACGGTATTGTTGCAGGAAGTGTTACAGCAATCGTTTTAAATATTATCTTCAATATGATTCCATGGAGAAGAGATAAACAAGTTGAAATGGAACCTGTACAAGTAAATGAAGAAGTGAAAGAATCAACTGCTAAATTCACTGAAAAACATGCTTAA
- a CDS encoding xanthine phosphoribosyltransferase, which produces MKSRREILRLKALQDKIVSEGKVLSEDVLKVDSFLNHQIDPKLMQEIGKEFADRYKDAGLTKILTIESSGIAPAVMAGLILGIPVVFARKRKSVTLTDNFYSADVYSFTKKVSNTISVSKDYLNNDDVVLIIDDFLANGEAAKGLLDIVKQSGATTSGIGIVIEKGFQPGGQLLREQGYRVDSLAIVSSLENGKVQFA; this is translated from the coding sequence ATGAAATCAAGAAGGGAGATCCTAAGGTTGAAAGCACTTCAGGACAAAATTGTAAGTGAAGGTAAAGTCTTATCAGAAGACGTTTTAAAAGTAGATTCATTCTTAAATCATCAAATTGATCCAAAGCTTATGCAGGAAATCGGAAAAGAGTTTGCAGATCGATATAAAGATGCAGGTTTAACAAAAATCCTTACGATTGAATCATCAGGAATTGCACCAGCAGTTATGGCGGGTCTTATTTTAGGAATCCCTGTTGTCTTTGCTCGTAAACGTAAATCTGTAACGCTAACAGATAACTTCTATTCTGCAGATGTTTATTCATTTACGAAGAAAGTATCCAATACTATTTCTGTATCAAAAGATTATTTAAATAATGATGATGTTGTTTTAATCATCGATGATTTCTTAGCAAACGGAGAAGCTGCCAAGGGGTTACTTGATATTGTAAAACAATCAGGTGCTACTACAAGTGGTATCGGTATTGTGATTGAAAAAGGTTTCCAACCTGGTGGCCAATTATTACGCGAACAAGGTTACCGCGTAGATTCTCTCGCTATTGTTTCTTCATTAGAAAACGGAAAAGTACAATTTGCTTAG
- a CDS encoding amino acid permease has translation MSTKNTSSVEKQSLNRGLKSRHITMISLGGTIGTGLLLASGNSVAAAGPGGALLAYGLIGIMVFFLMTSLGEMAAYMPVSGSFNTYASKFIDPALGFALGWNYWYNWAITIAAEISAVSIVMKYWFPNTPSFIWSAAFLVIIFVLNYLSVNSFGESEYWFAFIKVATVIIFLIVSFLMIFGILGGKAPVGFTNFFKGDAPFHGGFFATLGIFLAAGFSFQGTELLGVTAGETKNPAKTIPKAVHQIFWRILLFYILAILAVGLLIPYTDPRLANSDDVTVSPFTLVFEHAGVAFAASIMNAVILTAILSAGNSGLYASSRTLWQLAMEGKAPKIFKKLNKRGVPVAALVATVLVACLSFLASLFGTGTVYTWLLNASGMCGFIAWLGIAASHYRFRKAFVAQGHDLSELPYRSRFFPFGPIFAFVLCMIVVLGQNYTAFTGDHIDWYGVLVSYIGVPIFLILWFGYKLKNRTKIVRLEDADFTSNPSNHD, from the coding sequence ATGAGTACAAAAAATACAAGCTCTGTAGAGAAACAGAGCTTAAATAGAGGTTTAAAAAGTCGTCATATTACGATGATTTCACTTGGTGGAACAATCGGTACAGGTTTGCTATTAGCAAGTGGTAACTCAGTTGCTGCTGCTGGACCTGGTGGAGCATTACTAGCTTATGGTTTAATAGGTATCATGGTATTTTTCTTGATGACAAGTCTTGGAGAAATGGCTGCATATATGCCAGTTTCTGGTTCATTTAATACGTATGCATCTAAATTTATCGACCCAGCTTTAGGATTTGCGCTAGGTTGGAACTATTGGTATAACTGGGCTATTACCATTGCCGCAGAAATTTCAGCAGTTTCTATCGTTATGAAATATTGGTTCCCGAATACGCCTTCGTTTATCTGGAGTGCAGCGTTTTTAGTTATTATTTTTGTGTTAAACTATTTATCTGTTAATAGTTTCGGAGAAAGCGAATATTGGTTTGCTTTCATTAAAGTCGCTACAGTTATCATCTTCTTAATTGTCAGCTTCTTAATGATATTTGGAATTCTTGGGGGAAAAGCACCAGTTGGATTTACAAACTTCTTTAAAGGAGATGCTCCTTTCCATGGTGGTTTCTTTGCAACATTGGGTATTTTCCTAGCAGCAGGTTTCTCATTCCAAGGAACAGAATTACTAGGCGTTACGGCAGGTGAAACAAAAAATCCTGCTAAGACAATTCCAAAAGCGGTTCATCAAATTTTCTGGCGTATCTTGTTATTCTATATTCTCGCAATTCTAGCAGTTGGATTGTTAATCCCATATACAGATCCTCGTTTAGCAAATAGTGATGATGTAACAGTCAGTCCATTTACATTAGTGTTTGAACATGCTGGCGTTGCATTTGCAGCATCTATTATGAATGCAGTTATTTTAACAGCTATTCTTTCAGCTGGTAACTCTGGTTTATACGCATCATCTCGTACATTATGGCAATTAGCGATGGAAGGTAAAGCACCTAAAATCTTTAAAAAATTGAACAAACGAGGTGTACCAGTAGCTGCACTTGTTGCAACAGTATTAGTAGCTTGTTTATCATTTTTAGCATCATTATTTGGTACAGGTACAGTATATACATGGCTTTTAAATGCTTCAGGTATGTGTGGATTTATTGCATGGCTAGGGATTGCAGCAAGTCATTATCGTTTCCGCAAAGCATTCGTTGCACAAGGTCATGACTTATCTGAATTACCATATCGCTCAAGATTTTTCCCATTTGGTCCAATCTTTGCATTTGTATTATGTATGATTGTCGTACTAGGGCAAAATTATACCGCATTTACTGGAGATCATATTGATTGGTATGGAGTGTTAGTTTCTTATATTGGTGTACCAATTTTCTTAATTTTATGGTTCGGTTACAAGTTAAAAAATAGAACCAAAATTGTTCGTTTAGAGGATGCAGATTTTACATCGAATCCATCAAATCATGATTAA
- a CDS encoding CynX/NimT family MFS transporter: MTSHQSTKESKKITWNRNSWILVLGIIFIAATLRSPLTSVGPIISYIKDGLDISNVLAGFITTIPLLAFAIVSPFAPKFSRIYGFEKTLLFAMVILTVGIFSRSLGNTFFLLLGTALIGIAIAFGNVLLPALIKLKFPLQVGLLTSIFTVAMNIMASIAAGISYPIANTSFGWKGALGCWIILAIIAIIIWLPQLRQKVEIKENHSHAKLSKPIWKYPLTWAITFAMGLQSLIFYTTAAWIPAMLESQGMSPSQSGWMFSIMQFSQLPMTFLIPILAGRRSNQRSLVAMFGIFYIVGFAGILMNWTALTIVWMILLGLAGGASFGLAMMFFSLRSRNALEAAELSGTAQSIGYLLAAAGPVLYGYIHDLWNSWHAANILYALTVIGLLIASWISAKDRYVTADK, encoded by the coding sequence TTGACTTCACATCAATCAACAAAAGAAAGTAAAAAAATTACTTGGAACAGAAATTCTTGGATACTCGTACTCGGTATTATTTTCATTGCTGCCACATTACGATCTCCACTTACTTCAGTAGGCCCCATCATTTCTTATATAAAAGATGGTTTGGACATTTCAAATGTTCTAGCAGGATTTATAACAACCATTCCGTTATTAGCTTTTGCTATTGTATCACCATTCGCGCCGAAATTTTCAAGAATCTACGGTTTTGAAAAAACATTACTTTTTGCAATGGTTATTTTAACAGTAGGCATTTTCAGCCGTTCACTAGGAAATACATTCTTTCTATTATTAGGAACTGCACTAATTGGGATTGCAATTGCATTTGGTAATGTTTTACTACCAGCTCTTATTAAGTTAAAGTTCCCCTTACAAGTAGGCTTACTCACATCCATTTTCACTGTTGCAATGAATATTATGGCAAGTATAGCTGCTGGGATAAGCTACCCAATTGCCAACACTTCTTTTGGTTGGAAAGGTGCACTTGGTTGTTGGATTATTCTTGCTATCATCGCAATTATAATTTGGCTACCCCAGTTACGGCAAAAAGTAGAAATCAAAGAAAATCATAGTCATGCGAAGCTAAGTAAACCTATTTGGAAATACCCTTTAACTTGGGCGATTACGTTCGCAATGGGATTGCAATCTCTAATTTTCTATACAACAGCCGCTTGGATTCCAGCAATGTTAGAATCTCAAGGAATGAGCCCTAGTCAATCAGGGTGGATGTTCTCGATCATGCAATTTTCACAATTACCTATGACATTTCTTATTCCTATTTTGGCAGGGCGTAGATCAAATCAGCGCTCTCTTGTAGCAATGTTTGGTATATTCTACATTGTTGGCTTTGCCGGAATATTGATGAATTGGACTGCATTGACTATAGTTTGGATGATATTACTTGGACTTGCTGGTGGCGCATCATTTGGACTAGCGATGATGTTCTTTTCTTTACGTTCTCGTAATGCATTAGAAGCAGCCGAACTTTCAGGTACTGCTCAATCAATTGGCTACCTTCTTGCTGCGGCGGGACCAGTTCTTTACGGCTACATACATGATTTATGGAATAGTTGGCATGCCGCAAATATTCTATATGCCCTAACAGTTATTGGGTTACTCATTGCATCATGGATTTCAGCAAAAGATCGCTATGTAACGGCTGATAAGTAA
- a CDS encoding nitric oxide synthase oxygenase, whose product MPMLNEAVDFIKLYYTENKLPKDQLDKRLKEVEKEIMEYGHYTHTSDELAYGAKVAWRNSNKCIGRLFWQSLQVKDQRAITDEEMIFEKLLEHIEFATNNGKIRPTISVFEPQKVRIWNHQLIRYAGYEQGDGSVIGDSDSLTFTRECIKLGWQGNGGQFDVLPLVIQVENREPRFFEIPKAYIKEVPLRHPEFTWFTDLHLKWYAVPMISSMKLEVGGITYEAAPFNGWYMGTEIGARNLADEYRYNLLPVVAEKMGLNTSSNSSLWKDRALVELNTAVLYSFKEDSVSIVDHHTAAQQFKRFEANEESADRKVTGNWTWLIPPLSPATTHIFHKPYDNTKKSPNYSYQNIPY is encoded by the coding sequence ATGCCGATGTTAAATGAGGCTGTTGATTTTATAAAGTTGTACTATACGGAAAATAAATTGCCTAAAGATCAATTAGATAAACGACTTAAAGAAGTTGAAAAGGAGATTATGGAGTATGGACATTATACACATACTTCTGATGAACTTGCTTACGGAGCAAAAGTAGCGTGGCGAAATAGTAACAAATGTATTGGTAGATTGTTTTGGCAATCACTTCAAGTAAAAGATCAACGCGCTATAACAGATGAAGAAATGATTTTCGAGAAGCTTTTAGAACATATCGAGTTCGCCACAAATAATGGGAAGATAAGACCTACAATATCCGTTTTTGAACCGCAAAAAGTCCGAATTTGGAATCATCAACTTATTCGTTATGCAGGCTATGAGCAAGGGGATGGTTCTGTAATAGGGGACTCTGATTCCCTCACATTTACAAGAGAATGCATAAAGTTAGGGTGGCAAGGGAATGGTGGTCAATTTGATGTTTTGCCTTTGGTTATTCAAGTAGAGAATAGAGAGCCTCGTTTCTTTGAGATTCCAAAAGCGTATATTAAAGAAGTTCCTTTACGTCATCCTGAATTCACTTGGTTTACTGATTTACATTTGAAATGGTATGCAGTACCAATGATCTCAAGTATGAAACTTGAGGTAGGAGGTATTACATATGAGGCAGCTCCTTTTAACGGGTGGTATATGGGTACTGAAATTGGGGCTCGTAATTTAGCAGATGAATATCGTTATAACCTTCTACCAGTTGTTGCGGAGAAAATGGGGTTGAACACATCTTCAAATTCAAGTTTATGGAAAGACCGTGCGCTAGTAGAACTTAACACAGCAGTACTTTATTCCTTTAAAGAGGATAGTGTGAGTATTGTCGATCATCATACAGCTGCACAACAATTTAAACGTTTTGAAGCAAATGAAGAAAGTGCAGATCGTAAAGTAACAGGAAATTGGACATGGCTGATACCGCCATTATCACCAGCTACAACACATATCTTTCATAAGCCGTATGATAATACGAAAAAGTCACCTAATTATTCGTATCAAAATATACCTTATTAA
- a CDS encoding GGDEF domain-containing protein, with protein MTSKIFIGVIIWAVLLNTYAVFFMNFQPVFSVAYLTLYSLSGVFNSAFFYIVHTRMKESKWAMREIVKWEKIVLIYLVFSIVWGVGVSLIDQIGYQHILMLSICLFLCAALFYTSAKQMIIINLLATILFCTGLALISPYKSNYYAILYLFFLILFVSFILSRIVYNVFVNLYFTKQKWCEELENNALLAEQLQFANRKLAKQAHYDELTNVLNRHGFQAYINNLFEHNEKQGISFTTAIIDIDYFKNFNDYYGHLNGDEVLKLVAKTVDLIANKYGYITVRWGGEEFIVAGADISVERVENLCKEIENAVSKLSIFHSESSVSQIITVSIGASTGFCISSKEIENVINNADHALYVVKDRGRNSYLILQ; from the coding sequence TTGACATCGAAAATATTTATCGGTGTTATCATATGGGCTGTCTTATTGAATACCTATGCTGTATTTTTTATGAATTTCCAACCTGTATTTTCTGTAGCGTATCTAACTTTGTATTCTTTATCGGGTGTATTTAATAGTGCATTTTTTTATATTGTTCATACTCGAATGAAAGAATCCAAATGGGCTATGAGAGAAATTGTAAAGTGGGAAAAAATCGTATTAATTTATTTAGTCTTTTCAATTGTTTGGGGAGTAGGAGTCTCTTTAATTGATCAGATAGGATATCAGCATATATTAATGCTCTCAATTTGTTTGTTTCTTTGCGCTGCATTATTTTATACTTCTGCAAAGCAAATGATAATCATTAATTTACTTGCTACTATACTATTTTGCACAGGTCTTGCACTCATTTCGCCTTACAAATCTAATTATTATGCCATATTATATCTGTTCTTTCTTATATTATTTGTATCATTTATCTTGTCCCGTATTGTTTACAATGTATTTGTGAATTTATATTTTACAAAGCAAAAGTGGTGTGAGGAATTAGAAAATAATGCTTTGTTAGCAGAGCAGCTACAATTTGCAAATAGAAAATTAGCGAAACAAGCCCACTATGACGAATTGACCAATGTCTTAAACCGTCATGGTTTTCAAGCGTATATTAATAACCTATTTGAGCACAACGAGAAACAAGGTATTTCCTTTACGACTGCTATAATCGATATTGATTATTTTAAAAATTTTAATGACTATTATGGCCATTTAAATGGCGATGAAGTATTAAAACTAGTAGCCAAAACAGTTGACTTGATAGCAAATAAATATGGCTATATAACGGTCAGATGGGGTGGAGAAGAATTCATAGTTGCGGGAGCTGATATATCAGTAGAACGAGTAGAAAATCTTTGTAAGGAAATTGAAAACGCGGTTTCAAAACTTAGTATATTTCATTCAGAATCAAGTGTTTCTCAAATCATAACAGTCAGTATTGGTGCCTCCACAGGATTTTGTATCAGCTCGAAAGAAATTGAAAATGTGATTAACAATGCAGATCATGCTCTATATGTGGTAAAAGATAGAGGTAGAAATTCATATCTTATTTTGCAATAA